A single region of the Vicia villosa cultivar HV-30 ecotype Madison, WI linkage group LG4, Vvil1.0, whole genome shotgun sequence genome encodes:
- the LOC131594567 gene encoding uncharacterized protein LOC131594567 — MWNFASNCIAGNAGLNKDSPNPTHSTSECSDDENSVVGREEGLECPVCWESFNIVENVPYVLWCGHTLCKNCILGLQWAVVKFPTLPVQLPLFISCPWCNLLSFRLVYRGNLRFPRKNYFLLWMVEGMNGDRVKSHSTSCGDNQQNCTSRGSLTSGDQVNHGNLQRGQVHHPDPSRSGQRQGNAGNYLNMERAHISLRKSLIFLVQLTAKFPLILIFLLIILYAIPASAAILAMYILVTILFALPSFLILYFSYPSLDWLVREIVA, encoded by the coding sequence ATGTGGAATTTTGCATCAAATTGTATTGCTGGAAATGCGGGACTGAATAAAGATTCTCCAAACCCAACTCATTCTACTTCAGAATGTTCTGATGATGAGAATTCTGTCGTAGGAAGAGAGGAAGGGCTTGAATGCCCGGTATGCTGGGAATCGTTCAACATTGTTGAAAACGTGCCTTATGTTTTATGGTGTGGTCATACCCTTTGTAAAAACTGTATCTTGGGACTACAATGGGCTGTTGTGAAGTTTCCTACGCTACCGGTTCAACTTCCGCTTTTCATTTCCTGCCCGTGGTGCAACCTACTATCATTCCGTTTAGTTTATCGGGGAAATCTTAGATTCCCTCGCAAGAACTACTTTCTTCTTTGGATGGTTGAGGGCATGAACGGTGATCGAGTCAAATCTCATTCAACTTCCTGTGGGGATAATCAACAAAATTGTACAAGCAGGGGCAGTTTAACCTCAGGAGACCAAGTAAACCATGGCAACCTTCAGAGGGGGCAAGTTCATCATCCTGATCCATCGAGATCCGGCCAGCGTCAAGGTAATGCCGGTAATTACCTCAATATGGAAAGAGCCCATATATCTCTTCGAAAGTCACTGATTTTCTTGGTCCAGTTGACTGCTAAGTTCCCATTGATCCTTATATTTCTTTTGATTATCTTGTATGCAATACCGGCCAGTGCAGCCATTTTGGCTATGTATATACTTGTTACAATCCTCTTTGCACTCCCATCATTTCTTATCTTGTACTTCTCATATCCTAGCTTAGACTGGCTTGTCAGGGAAATCGTTGCGTGA
- the LOC131594566 gene encoding uncharacterized protein LOC131594566 — translation MVATISVSSPNSTLLKNPIYLKDSSSNFYGSSLKGLSLNLKPRQQRRDSVNFVVASSSTTPSATTTSNSNGRFYFNITGFPFPLGPFLNRLTIRTEAVKGSIWLFEQEQALGFSSVSTNIRMTVIKLKSGGLWVHAPIAPTEECVQLIKELGAPVEYIVLPTFAYEHKIFVGPFSRKFPRAQVWVAPRQWSWPLNLPLEFFGIFRARTLKDEDLSTPWASDIEQKVLSSPEVGIGPYVEVAFYHKPSRTLLVTDAVIFVSRQPPECINKESLLASAKNGLAVKILSKGKEVPDEPVVDNKRNLQKGWERMVLQILFLGPSNLLEPNASFEQMSEKLIVSPIVKTLVFSKVPEKVRDWVDSILRDWKFRRIIPAHFAAPINASRSDFRAAFGFLDEFLDDRYDAWPSLSLLFSSIKGKAASYFPPDDMRTLSSLDQFLVSVGAVKKTVSGRKR, via the exons ATGGTGGCAACAATTTCTGTTTCTTCTCCAAATTCCACACTTTTGAAGAACCCCATCTACTTGAAAGACTCAAGTTCAAATTTTTATGGTAGTTCTTTAAAGGGTCTCTCCTTGAATCTCAAACCAAGACAACAAAGAAGAGACTCAGTCAATTTTGTTGTTGCTTCTTCATCCACAACCCCTTCTGCAACAACAACAAGCAATTCTAATGGAAGATTTTACTTCAACATCACTGGTTTTCCTTTTCCACTTGGTCCTTTCCTCAATAGACTCACTATTAGAACTGAG GCTGTGAAGGGTAGTATATGGCTATTTGAACAAGAGCAGGCCTTGGGCTTCAGCAGTGTTTCAACAAACATTAGAATGACTGTTATTAAACTCAAATCTGGTGGATTGTGGGTTCATGCACCTATTGCTCCAACTGAAGAGTGTGTTCAG CTAATAAAGGAATTGGGGGCTCCGGTGGAATACATTGTCCTCCCTACTTTTGCTTACGAGCACAAAATATTCGTCGGTCCATTTTCAAGAAAATTTCCGCGTGCTCAGGTATGGGTGGCACCAAGGCAATGGAGTTGGCCATTGAACTTACCTTTAGAATTCTTTGGCATTTTTCGCGCCAGAACTTTGAAAGACGAGGATTTGTCCACTCCTTGGGCTAGTGACATAGAGCAAAAGGTTCTAAGTTCACCCGAAGTTG GAATTGGGCCATATGTGGAAGTAGCTTTTTACCACAAGCCTTCAAGGACACTATTGGTTACAGATGCTGTTATTTTTGTATCAAGACAGCCACCTGAGTGTATTAACAAAGAATCACTTTTAGCATCTGCAAAAAATGGTCTTGCTGTAAAGATTCTTAGTAAAGGAAAAGAAGTGCCCGACGAACCGGTAGTTGACAACAAAAGGAACCTGCAAAAAG GATGGGAAAGAATGGTTCTACAAATCTTGTTTCTCGGTCCGTCTAATCTTTTGGAACCTAATGCTAGCTTTGAACAGATGTCAGAGAAGTTGATTGTTTCACCTATTGTCAAGACTCTTGTCTTCAGTAAAGTTCCCGAAAAG GTAAGAGACTGGGTCGATAGCATTTTGCGAGATTGGAAATTTAGAAGAATAATCCCAGCTCACTTTGCGGCACCAATAAACGCAAGTAGGTCTGATTTCCGGGCCGCATTTGGATTTCTAGACGAGTTTTTGGACGACCGGTACGATGCTTGGCCTTCACTCTCACTTCTGTTCTCATCAATCAAAGGAAAAGCAGCAAGCTACTTCCCTCCTGATGACATGAGGACCTTGTCATCACTAGACCAGTTTTTGGTCTCTGTTGGAGCTGTCAAGAAAACTGTTTCAGGAAGAAAGAGATAA